ATGCCCGATAGTGCAAGAAAAATAAAGCTGAACGTTGAGAAAAAACCCGATTTTGTTAAGATTGTCAGAATAGAACCTACAAATATAGAATATCTTAAAATAGTAGAATAAATATTTGTACCGATGAAAAAAATTGGTTTAACCGGTAACATGGGTAGCGGAAAAACAACCGTTGCGCAAGTCTTTATGGCTCTTGACATTCCGGTTTACAACTCCGATTTTGAAGCCAAAAAATTGTACTACGACCCTGAAATTGTTGATAGGTTGGTTTCATTTTTTTCAGAATCTATCATTGGCGAAAACAATAACATCGATACAAAAAAGCTCGGTCAAATTGTTTTTAAATCGCCGGAAAAACTCGAATTCCTCAATAGTGTTATACATCCAAAAGTAACTGACAACTTTGAGCAGTGGTGCAAGC
Above is a window of Lentimicrobiaceae bacterium DNA encoding:
- the coaE gene encoding dephospho-CoA kinase (Dephospho-CoA kinase (CoaE) performs the final step in coenzyme A biosynthesis.) translates to MKKIGLTGNMGSGKTTVAQVFMALDIPVYNSDFEAKKLYYDPEIVDRLVSFFSESIIGENNNIDTKKLGQIVFKSPEKLEFLNSVIHPKVTDNFEQWCKQQNSEYIIMESAIIFEADLVHLFDKIITVTTPEDIIIERVTKRDKISVEAIKSRLNNQWSQEKKAKLSDFVINNDGVADLLPQVLAVHDAILDS